One stretch of Deltaproteobacteria bacterium DNA includes these proteins:
- a CDS encoding chromate transporter gives MGGIRGVERAVLMERVDLTAMFFHFVALWFVAVGGPSTILPDIHRYLVEVHHLLTDRQFAEIYTLAQVAPGPNVMYVTLIGWYLAGWKGVAATTIPLLVPATTLTMLVGHLKQRYPDARIFRAVRLGLTPITIGLVFASATILMRAVNHDWRGYTITLLTVVVALGKPWNPLWLFGAAALAGILGFV, from the coding sequence ATGGGCGGTATTCGCGGCGTGGAAAGAGCAGTCTTGATGGAACGCGTGGATCTTACGGCGATGTTTTTCCATTTCGTCGCGCTCTGGTTCGTCGCCGTCGGCGGTCCGTCGACGATCTTGCCGGACATTCATCGCTATTTAGTTGAAGTCCATCACTTGCTGACCGACCGGCAGTTCGCCGAGATTTATACATTGGCCCAGGTGGCGCCTGGTCCCAACGTCATGTACGTCACGCTGATCGGCTGGTATCTCGCGGGATGGAAGGGCGTCGCCGCGACGACGATTCCACTGCTCGTGCCGGCGACGACGCTGACGATGCTCGTCGGCCATCTAAAGCAGCGCTATCCCGATGCGCGGATCTTTCGCGCGGTTCGCCTCGGTCTGACGCCGATTACCATCGGATTAGTTTTCGCTAGCGCGACGATCCTCATGCGCGCGGTGAATCACGACTGGCGCGGTTACACGATCACGCTGCTCACCGTCGTTGTGGCGCTCGGCAAGCCGTGGAATCCGCTCTGGCTGTTTGGAGCTGCTGCGCTGGCGGGGATTTTAGGGTTTGTTTGA
- a CDS encoding chromate transporter produces MQQTESQNPRVTPLALFLAFSRISLSSFGGAIFWTRRQLVEKQGWLSEREFVEALSLGQLLPGPNVLNLTVMVGHRFAGWSGAAASVAGFLGWPCLVVVGMGVLYQHFGALLQVQQALAGMSSVAAGLLMATVIKLATALPRRWQSWLFGALAFVGVGVMRWPLLWVVGALAPWAVFAAWKEQS; encoded by the coding sequence ATGCAACAAACCGAATCGCAAAACCCGCGCGTTACTCCGTTGGCGCTGTTTTTAGCTTTTTCCCGCATCAGCTTGTCGAGTTTTGGCGGCGCGATTTTCTGGACGCGGCGCCAGCTGGTGGAGAAACAGGGTTGGCTCAGCGAACGGGAATTTGTCGAGGCGTTGTCGCTCGGACAATTGTTGCCGGGACCCAACGTTCTCAATTTAACAGTCATGGTCGGCCATCGCTTCGCCGGTTGGAGTGGCGCTGCGGCTTCGGTTGCCGGCTTCCTGGGTTGGCCCTGTCTCGTGGTGGTCGGCATGGGCGTGCTGTATCAACATTTCGGCGCGTTGCTGCAAGTGCAGCAAGCGCTCGCCGGCATGTCGAGCGTCGCGGCCGGATTGCTTATGGCAACCGTGATCAAGTTGGCGACGGCGTTGCCGCGCCGTTGGCAGTCGTGGTTGTTCGGCGCGTTGGCGTTTGTCGGTGTCGGCGTTATGCGTTGGCCGCTCTTGTGGGTCGTCGGCGCGCTGGCGCCATGGGCGGTATTCGCGGCGTGGAAAGAGCAGTCTTGA
- a CDS encoding glutathione peroxidase — MIHRSFCAVIITAIALCAIATASSAAESSCPAILDHKFANLMDEPVSLCQFRGKVLLIVNTASECGYTPQYDGLEKLYRRYRDKGFAVLGFSANDFGAQEPGSNKEIAQFCQVNYGITFPVFAKTSVVGVKANPLFRELAAKTKKPPQWNFHKYLLDKAGQPVNVFESAAEPEDRRITTEIEKLLLAR; from the coding sequence ATGATCCATCGCTCGTTCTGCGCCGTGATCATCACCGCGATCGCGCTCTGCGCCATTGCAACAGCAAGCAGCGCGGCCGAATCGTCCTGCCCCGCGATCCTCGATCATAAGTTCGCCAATCTGATGGACGAGCCGGTTTCGCTCTGCCAGTTTCGCGGCAAAGTACTGCTCATCGTCAACACCGCCAGTGAATGCGGCTACACGCCGCAATACGACGGCTTGGAAAAACTATATCGCCGTTATCGCGACAAGGGTTTCGCGGTTTTAGGATTTTCCGCCAACGACTTCGGCGCCCAGGAACCGGGCTCGAACAAAGAGATCGCGCAATTCTGCCAGGTCAATTATGGCATCACCTTTCCGGTGTTCGCCAAGACTTCAGTAGTTGGCGTTAAAGCCAACCCGCTGTTTCGCGAGCTGGCGGCCAAGACCAAGAAGCCGCCGCAATGGAATTTTCACAAGTATCTTCTCGATAAAGCCGGACAACCGGTAAATGTTTTCGAAAGCGCCGCCGAACCGGAAGACCGACGCATCACCACGGAAATCGAAAAACTGCTGCTTGCGCGCTAA